The Hyphomonas sediminis genome contains the following window.
GACAGACGCGCCCTTGCGGCGCAGTCGCTTTAAGGTCGCTTCTTCACCGTCTATCAGCGCGACCACAATGTCCCCGGTTTGCGCGGTATTGGTTCGCTTCAGGATGACCGTGTCCCCGTTGAGGATACCTGCCTGGATCATGGAATCGCCTTGCACTTCGAGTGCAAAGAAGTCGTCTCCATCCGGCAAGCCGCCAGGGCTGGCGACCTGTCCGTTGTCCTGCTGGATGGCCGAGATGGGTGACCCTGCCGCAATCCGGCCGACGAGCGGAATCATGCCCGGTACGCGCGGGGTCTCTATGCCGTTCGAGGAAACCAGTGCTGGTCGGAAGTCTCGACGTTGACGCGCGCTGGTTTGAGGCACAGCGGAGTCCGGAAGTTTCAGGACTTCGAGCGCCCGCGCCCGGTTGGCTAGTCGCCGAATGAAGCCGCGCTCTTCCAGCGCAGTGATCAGCCTGTGGATCCCTGACTTGGAGGCGAGATCAAGCGCTTCTTTCATTTCATCAAAAGAGGGCGACACACCCGTTTCCTTGATGCGATCATTGATGAAGAGCAGCAGCTCTTTCTGCTTGGTTGTGAGCATGGAGCGGTTCCCGATGCGAATCTATGTTCGCTTTTGTTCTACAAGCGTTCCCGGTTCGGGTCAATCTCAACAGGCGAGTTTTAGACGCGTCACTTGCTCTGCGCGGGAGGCGCCCTGTTTCATCAGCCATTCGCCAATCAGGAACCGCCGTGCGCCGACATTTCGCAGGCGGACGATGCTTTCTGGATCCGCAATGCCGCTTTCCGAAACGAGGACGCGCCCTTCGGGAAGCATCGTGGCCAGCCTTTCCGTCGTCGTCAGGTCCGTGACCATGCGTTTGAGGTCGCGGTTGTTCACGCCGATGAGGGGAGAAGAAAGGCGCAATGCACGCTCCATCTCCACTTCATCATGGGTCTCGATCAAAACGTCCATGCCAAGACGGATAGCCGTGTCGTGGAGTTCTGCTGCAAGCACATCATCCACCGCCGACATAATCACGAGGATGCAGTCTGCTCCATGTGCCCGGGATTCGATGATTTGCACGGGGTCGATCATGAAGTCCTTGCGCAGCAATGGCATGCTGACGGCCGCGCGGATGGCGGCGAAATCTTCAAGCGTTCCGCCGAAGCTGGGCGTATCCGTCAGTACCGAGAGACAGGCCGCGCCGCCGCGTTCATAGTCCTGCGCGATCGCAACCGGGTCTGCGCCTGGGAGAATGTCGCCCGCCGATGGGCTCTTGCGTTTGATCTCGCAAATCAGGGCATTGTGGCCAGCGCTGGCGACGGCCTCCAACGCTTTTCCAAACCCGCGCACAGGAGACGCCGCCGCCGCCGCCGCTTCCAGCTCCCCTAGACTGCGCGCCAGCTTCAGGACGCGAACTTCATCCCGTTTGTAGTCAATGATGCGATCAAGGGCCGTGGCCATCTAGTCGATCTCCCGCGAGGTGCGGACAAGCGTGTTGAGTGTTTCCCGCGCGGCTCCGCTATCAATTGCCGCTGAAGCTTTCGTTACACCTGCAGGCAGGTCTTCCACCAGTCCGCTCACGAGCAGGCCTGCTGCGGCATTCATCAAAACAATGTCCCGGAAGGGGCCTTCTCGGCCATCCAGAAGATCTCGAATAGCTGCGGCGTTATCTTCCGGCGCGCCCCCCTCAAGGCGGGAGAGAGGGTGGGTTGGAAGCCCAGCATCGTCTGGAATAAGCTCGAAATGGCGAACCGTGTCCGGTGTAACTTCGCAAACCAGCGTAGCGCCGGAGATGGAAATCTCATCAATCCCGTCCACACCATGAACGACCCACGCCCGCTTTGTGCCCAGCGCTTTCAAGGCTTCAGCCATGGGGCTTACCCATTGCCGGTCATACACGCCGAGAACGGAGTATTCTGCGCCAGCAGGATTGGAGAGAGGGCCGAGCAGGTTGAAAATGGTCCGGATACCAAGCTTGTTCCGGATCGGCGCTACATGGCGCATAGCCGAGTGATAGCTGCGGGCAAAAAGGAAGCCGACGCCAGCGGTGTCGAGGCAAGCGCGGAACGCCGTATCGCTCAGCTCCAATCGCAGCCCGAGCGCTTCCAGCACATCTGCCGAGCCTGTCTTGGGCGGGACCGAGCGGTTACCATGCTTCGCTACCCGTCCACCGGACGCGGCAATCACTATTGCGCTCGCCGTAGATGTGTTCAGCGACTTCCAGGGGAGCCCGCCGGTCCCGCAGGTGTCCAGAAGAGGGCCGTCAACGCTGACCTGACGTGCATGCTGCCGCATGATGCGTGCGCCAGCGGTCAACTCATTCGCGGTCTCACCGCGAACTGTCAGGCCCGCCAGAAACGCTCCAACTTCTTCGGGTGACGCTTCGCCGGACAGCAAAGTATCGAATGCGCCTTCGAGAATGGGGCCATCGAGCGGCAGCCCGCGTGCGATCGCTTTGATCGCTTCGTTCAGCGCGCCCCCAGTCACTGCTTGATCCTTGAGAGAAAATTCTTGAGCAGGGCATGGCCATGTTCAGTCAGGATGCTTTCAGGGTGGAACTGAACGCCAAAGATCGGTCGGTCCTTATGGTGCACGGCCATGATCTCTCCATCGTCGGTATGGGCGTCGGCGATCAATGCATCGGGGAGGTCGTCGGTGCGGATCGCGAGCGAGTGGTAGCGAACCACCTGGTATGTTTCCGGCAGCCCCTCAAACAGACCCGTCTGATTGTTACGGATCTCGGAAATCTTACCGTGACGGATTTCCCGTGCACGGATCACTGCGCCGCCAAATGCCTGCCCAATCGCCTGGTGCCCCAGGCAAACGCCCAGGATGGGCAATCTCGCCGGCGCCGCCTTCAAAAGGTCTAGGCAGATGCCCGCTTCATTTGGTGTGCAAGGACCCGGCGAAAGAAGAACACCATCCGGCGCCAGGCCAAGCGCTTCCTCAACCGTCAGCTGGTCATTCCGCACGACATGCGTCCGCGCACCCAGTTCTTCCAGATAGTGGACCAGGTTCCAGGTGAAGCTGTCATAGTTGTCGATGACGAGGATCATTGGTCGTGCTCGTAGGCTGCAGCCAGCTCCGCTGCGCGTCGTAGCGCGCCTGATTTGTGGACCGTTTCATCGTATTCATACTGCGCATCGGAATCGAGAACGACGCCGCCGCCCGCCTGAATATGCAACACGCCGTCTTTCAGCACCGCCGTACGCAACGCGATACAGGTGTCGAGGTCACCGTTCCACCCAAAATAGCCCACCGCGCCGCCATAGATGCCGCGCCGATGCGTTTCCATCTCATCGATGATCTGCATGGCGCGGATCTTCGGCGCGCCCGAAACCGTCCCTGCGGGGAACCCGGCCAGCAAGGCGTCAACCGCGTCGAGGCCCGGGCGCAAATTGCCTTCTACATGGCTGACAATATGCATCACGTGACTGTAGCGTTCGACGATGAATTGCTCGGTCACTTCCACTGACCCGAATTCGGCAACCCGGCCAACATCGTTCCTGCCAAGGTCCAGCAGCATCAGGTGTTCCGCGCGTTCCTTTGGATCGTTCAGCAACTCCTCGGCGCGGCGCGCATCTTCTGCGGGGATGCCGCTACGTGGTCGTGTTCCAGCGATCGGGCGGATTGCAACCCGGCCCTCACGAAGGCGCACCAGAATTTCCGGGCTCGAGCCAACCAGCCGGACGGTGCCCAGATTAATATGGAACATGAAAGC
Protein-coding sequences here:
- the trpC gene encoding indole-3-glycerol phosphate synthase TrpC, whose amino-acid sequence is MATALDRIIDYKRDEVRVLKLARSLGELEAAAAAASPVRGFGKALEAVASAGHNALICEIKRKSPSAGDILPGADPVAIAQDYERGGAACLSVLTDTPSFGGTLEDFAAIRAAVSMPLLRKDFMIDPVQIIESRAHGADCILVIMSAVDDVLAAELHDTAIRLGMDVLIETHDEVEMERALRLSSPLIGVNNRDLKRMVTDLTTTERLATMLPEGRVLVSESGIADPESIVRLRNVGARRFLIGEWLMKQGASRAEQVTRLKLAC
- the trpD gene encoding anthranilate phosphoribosyltransferase, which codes for MTGGALNEAIKAIARGLPLDGPILEGAFDTLLSGEASPEEVGAFLAGLTVRGETANELTAGARIMRQHARQVSVDGPLLDTCGTGGLPWKSLNTSTASAIVIAASGGRVAKHGNRSVPPKTGSADVLEALGLRLELSDTAFRACLDTAGVGFLFARSYHSAMRHVAPIRNKLGIRTIFNLLGPLSNPAGAEYSVLGVYDRQWVSPMAEALKALGTKRAWVVHGVDGIDEISISGATLVCEVTPDTVRHFELIPDDAGLPTHPLSRLEGGAPEDNAAAIRDLLDGREGPFRDIVLMNAAAGLLVSGLVEDLPAGVTKASAAIDSGAARETLNTLVRTSREID
- the lexA gene encoding transcriptional repressor LexA; protein product: MLTTKQKELLLFINDRIKETGVSPSFDEMKEALDLASKSGIHRLITALEERGFIRRLANRARALEVLKLPDSAVPQTSARQRRDFRPALVSSNGIETPRVPGMIPLVGRIAAGSPISAIQQDNGQVASPGGLPDGDDFFALEVQGDSMIQAGILNGDTVILKRTNTAQTGDIVVALIDGEEATLKRLRRKGASVALEAANPAFETRIFGPDRVEVQGRLVALIRRYE
- a CDS encoding anthranilate synthase component II; this translates as MILVIDNYDSFTWNLVHYLEELGARTHVVRNDQLTVEEALGLAPDGVLLSPGPCTPNEAGICLDLLKAAPARLPILGVCLGHQAIGQAFGGAVIRAREIRHGKISEIRNNQTGLFEGLPETYQVVRYHSLAIRTDDLPDALIADAHTDDGEIMAVHHKDRPIFGVQFHPESILTEHGHALLKNFLSRIKQ